In Blautia wexlerae DSM 19850, a single window of DNA contains:
- a CDS encoding ABC transporter ATP-binding protein, with protein sequence MSILQTIDLKKYYGTEPNITRALNGVNFTVEQGEFVAVVGTSGSGKSTLLHMMGGLDTPTSGSVIVRGEELAKKNDDELTIFRRRNIGFIFQNYNLVPILNVYENIVLPVELDGDTVDQKFMDEVVYMLALEDKLENMPNNLSGGQQQRVAIARALITKPAIILADEPTGNLDSKTSADVLGLLKHTSGEFNQTIVMITHNNEIAQLADRIVRIEDGKIVG encoded by the coding sequence ATGAGCATTTTACAAACAATCGACTTAAAGAAGTATTACGGCACAGAACCAAATATTACTCGTGCCCTTAATGGTGTAAATTTTACTGTGGAACAGGGAGAATTTGTTGCCGTAGTTGGAACTTCCGGCAGCGGTAAGTCTACATTGCTTCACATGATGGGAGGACTTGATACCCCCACTTCCGGCAGCGTGATTGTACGGGGAGAAGAACTCGCAAAAAAGAATGATGATGAATTGACAATTTTCCGCCGTCGTAACATCGGATTTATCTTCCAAAATTATAATCTGGTTCCGATTTTGAATGTATATGAAAATATCGTCCTGCCTGTGGAACTGGATGGCGATACAGTAGACCAGAAATTTATGGACGAAGTTGTGTATATGTTGGCTTTAGAAGATAAACTGGAAAATATGCCGAACAATCTTTCAGGCGGTCAACAGCAACGTGTAGCGATTGCACGAGCTTTAATTACGAAGCCTGCGATTATCCTTGCTGATGAACCGACCGGAAATCTTGATAGCAAGACCAGTGCAGATGTGTTAGGGCTTTTGAAGCATACCAGCGGAGAATTTAATCAGACCATTGTAATGATTACTCACAACAACGAGATCGCTCAACTCGCAGACCGCATTGTACGGATTGAAGATGGTAAAATTGTTGGCTAA